One part of the Diadema setosum chromosome 22, eeDiaSeto1, whole genome shotgun sequence genome encodes these proteins:
- the LOC140245354 gene encoding serum paraoxonase/arylesterase 1-like has protein sequence MAFSFRQVVFGVLLALLVERLVRFTFVYGFFSSIYTHYPGTCRMLPGIVHGSEDIVVTSTGLAFISSGVLQIQEQSPSIVGRIFLFDFSHPDEDPVEVTVEGGGIHDNGWIPVGMDVWESGPKDKPTFTLYVVNRKDGDVGIEVFDFMRRDKKSILKHKRKITHQNIWRPNDLVLVGEDRFYVTNDGYFPKPVDNLELILGLKVGSVAYYDAGEARIMKTGIGLANGINLSPDKKLLYVSAATERKIYVYKFNADGSFTEVQVIALATMPDNIDVDKDDGSLWVGCHPSIYAVFNKAGFGQVLKINLDSALNYTIREVFADDTGMIQGSSIACRHGDAIIIGTVIAKAAYCELLTY, from the exons ATGGCTTTTAGTTTCCGCCAGGTCGTTTTCGGTGTCCTGCTAGCGCTGCTGGTTGAACGACTGGTCAGATTTAC ATTCGTCTATGGATTCTTCTCCAGCATCTACACCCACTACCCAGGGACTTGCAGGATGCTCCCAGGCATTG TTCATGGCTCTGAAGACATTGTTGTGACATCAACGGGTCTAGCATTCATATCTTCG GGAGTACTACAAATCCAGGAACAATCACCATCCATCGTTGGGAGAATCTTCTTGTTTGACTTCAGTCATCCTGATGAAGATCCCGTAGAGGTGACAGTAGAAGGAGGCGGTATCCATGACAACGGCTGGATTCCTGTCGGAATGGATGTCTGGGAGAGTGGGCCTAAAG aCAAGCCCACATTCACGTTGTATGTTGTGAATCGGAAAGATGGTGATGTTGGCATTGAGGTATTTGACTTCATGAGGCGAGACAAAAAGTCAATCCTCAAGCATAAACGAAAAATAACGCACCAGAATATTTGGAG GCCAAACGACCTTGTTCTTGTCGGCGAGGACCGATTCTACGTCACAAACGACGGATACTTTCCTAAGCCTGTGGACAATCTGGAGCTGATCCTAGGCCTGAAAGTTGGTAGCGTTGCATATTATGACGCCGGGGAGGCTCGAATCATGAAAACTGGAATTGGACTAGCCAACGGCATTAACTTGTCACCTGATAAGAA GTTGCTCTATGTTTCTGCCGCTACAGAGAGGAAAATCTACGTTTACAAATTTAATGCAGATGGGAGCTTCACCGAAGTCCAG GTGATCGCCCTTGCTACGATGCCAGACAATATCGACGTGGACAAGGATGACGGCTCGTTATGGGTCGGGTGTCATCCTTCTATCTATGCTGTCTTCAACAAAGCTGGATTTGGACAG GTTCTCAAGATCAACTTGGACAGCGCCCTCAACTATACCATAAGAGAggtatttgcagacgacacagGAATGATTCAAGGAAGCAGCATCGCCTGTCGCCATGGAGATGCTATCATAATTGGAACCGTCATAGCAAAAGCTGCATACTGCGAGTTACTTACCTATTAG